A single genomic interval of Agarivorans aestuarii harbors:
- a CDS encoding DUF6471 domain-containing protein yields the protein MSAQRAMNPEQSIRNRQALQPYKDSIKRYIRSAMQLKGVQYKYLSDELAKRNIEMKEGNLRSKVYAGTLPTDLFIILVEILDMPEHALSDIIANKNK from the coding sequence ATGAGTGCCCAAAGAGCAATGAACCCAGAACAGAGTATTAGAAATCGACAAGCCTTGCAGCCTTATAAAGACAGTATTAAGCGATATATCCGTTCTGCGATGCAACTAAAAGGGGTTCAATATAAATATCTGTCTGATGAATTGGCCAAACGAAACATTGAAATGAAAGAGGGCAATCTTCGCAGTAAAGTCTATGCAGGCACCCTACCCACAGACCTCTTTATTATTTTGGTAGAAATATTGGATATGCCAGAACATGCACTTAGCGACATAATTGCTAATAAAAACAAATAA
- a CDS encoding BCCT family transporter, with protein MTTNKDKYSIDNTDYTVGQDNVQKWGFDVHNPVFGISASLIGVFLIAILLVDPETSKAALDGIKWQIIGAFDGLFMWSANIFVVFCLAMIVSPFGKIRLGGENAKTDYSMMSWIAMLFAAGMGIGLMFWGVAEPVAYFTGWYETPLNVTANTPEAAKLALGATMFHWGLHPWAIYGVVSLSLAFFAFNKGLPLSMRSVFYPILGDRTWGWPGHVVDILAVLATLFGLATSLGLGAQQAASGFHHIFGADNGLLLQIGIIFLVTLLAVVSVVRGIDGGVKVISNVNMLLAAALLVFVALVTFAVSMGTVPTTVMGYIENIIPLSNPIGREDSAWMHGWTVFYWAWWISWSPFVGMFIARISRGRTIREFVIAVLIVPTVVTTLWMSVFGGVAIDQIVNKVGTLGEQGLTDVPLAMFQMFDALPMGSILSLLAIVLVLVFFVTSSDSGSLVIDSITSGGKVDAPVPQRVFWATIEGAIAAALVWVGGTEAIQALQAGAISTALPFTIILLVMCVSLFMGLRTEKRS; from the coding sequence ATGACTACCAACAAAGATAAATACAGTATTGATAATACAGATTACACTGTCGGACAAGATAATGTTCAGAAATGGGGCTTTGATGTACATAACCCAGTTTTTGGCATTAGCGCATCTTTAATCGGGGTGTTCTTGATCGCCATACTACTGGTTGACCCAGAAACATCTAAAGCCGCACTAGATGGAATAAAGTGGCAAATCATCGGCGCATTTGATGGCCTATTTATGTGGTCAGCCAACATATTTGTGGTGTTCTGCTTAGCCATGATTGTTTCTCCCTTCGGCAAAATTCGCCTCGGCGGTGAAAACGCTAAAACCGACTATTCAATGATGTCGTGGATAGCCATGCTATTTGCTGCAGGCATGGGCATTGGCCTAATGTTTTGGGGAGTTGCTGAACCCGTTGCTTACTTCACCGGTTGGTACGAGACCCCACTTAACGTTACCGCCAATACGCCAGAAGCCGCTAAATTAGCGCTAGGTGCCACCATGTTCCACTGGGGTCTGCACCCTTGGGCTATCTATGGTGTGGTTTCTTTATCACTGGCTTTTTTTGCCTTTAACAAAGGCCTACCGCTTTCTATGCGTTCGGTGTTTTACCCAATTTTAGGTGACCGCACTTGGGGCTGGCCAGGACACGTTGTAGATATTCTAGCGGTGCTTGCCACGTTATTTGGTTTGGCCACATCTTTAGGTTTAGGTGCGCAACAAGCAGCCAGTGGCTTCCACCATATATTTGGTGCCGATAACGGTTTATTGCTACAAATTGGCATCATCTTTTTGGTGACCTTACTGGCGGTAGTGTCGGTTGTTCGTGGTATTGATGGTGGTGTAAAAGTCATTAGTAATGTGAACATGTTGCTTGCTGCAGCATTGTTGGTATTTGTTGCCTTAGTGACTTTTGCGGTATCTATGGGCACTGTGCCAACTACTGTTATGGGTTACATCGAAAACATTATTCCACTAAGTAACCCTATAGGTCGTGAAGACTCAGCATGGATGCACGGCTGGACTGTGTTCTACTGGGCATGGTGGATTTCTTGGTCCCCATTTGTAGGCATGTTCATTGCGCGTATTTCTCGCGGCCGTACTATTCGTGAATTTGTTATCGCGGTACTTATTGTACCTACCGTAGTAACAACCCTTTGGATGTCAGTATTTGGTGGCGTTGCGATTGATCAAATTGTGAATAAAGTGGGTACCTTAGGCGAACAAGGCCTAACTGACGTCCCCCTAGCGATGTTTCAAATGTTTGATGCCCTACCAATGGGCAGCATTCTATCTTTACTGGCCATTGTTTTAGTATTGGTATTCTTTGTGACCTCTTCGGACTCAGGTTCGCTGGTTATCGATAGTATTACTTCGGGCGGTAAAGTGGATGCTCCGGTTCCTCAACGAGTATTTTGGGCAACCATTGAAGGCGCAATTGCTGCGGCTCTTGTGTGGGTTGGCGGCACCGAAGCGATTCAAGCGCTGCAGGCTGGCGCTATATCTACGGCCTTGCCATTCACCATAATATTACTGGTGATGTGTGTGAGCTTGTTTATGGGCCTTCGCACCGAGAAACGTAGCTAA
- a CDS encoding 3'-5' exonuclease translates to MPNITHQEVLNWKAFLKIKASESKDKRLSNFYNASTYHAETKLKDIEFVALDFETTGLDAKKNSIISIGLVPFTLQRIACRQAKHWFVTPEDKLQEDSIVIHGITHSDLKGAPSLLRILEQLLDELAGKVVVVHYRRIERDFLYETLRGLINEGIIFPIVDTMQIEADILEARPKKMMDWIRKPKPVSIRLANSRSRYNLPDYPPHDALTDAIATAELLQAQIHYHFSPDTPINKLWL, encoded by the coding sequence ATGCCTAATATTACTCATCAAGAAGTTTTAAACTGGAAGGCCTTTCTCAAAATTAAGGCCTCAGAGAGCAAAGATAAGCGCTTAAGCAATTTTTACAATGCCAGTACTTACCATGCTGAAACCAAGCTAAAAGATATTGAGTTTGTTGCCTTAGACTTTGAAACCACCGGTTTGGATGCCAAGAAAAATAGCATTATTAGCATCGGTTTAGTGCCATTCACCCTGCAACGTATTGCTTGTAGGCAGGCTAAGCACTGGTTTGTAACGCCCGAAGATAAGCTACAAGAAGACTCGATAGTGATTCATGGTATTACTCACTCAGATCTAAAAGGTGCACCCAGTTTATTACGTATTTTGGAGCAATTATTAGATGAGCTAGCCGGTAAAGTGGTGGTGGTGCATTACCGTAGAATTGAGCGTGATTTTTTGTATGAAACCCTGCGCGGTTTAATCAATGAAGGGATAATTTTCCCGATCGTCGATACCATGCAAATAGAGGCCGACATACTAGAAGCTCGACCGAAAAAGATGATGGATTGGATACGAAAACCCAAGCCGGTGTCAATTCGTTTAGCTAATTCTCGAAGCCGCTATAATTTGCCCGATTACCCGCCACACGACGCGCTTACTGACGCCATTGCAACTGCGGAGCTATTACAAGCGCAGATTCATTATCACTTTAGCCCCGATACCCCTATCAATAAACTGTGGTTATAA
- a CDS encoding DUF294 nucleotidyltransferase-like domain-containing protein, producing the protein MTVELLEIRNFICQYPPFDQLPDEVLIEVSKSVEISYYRADSMIIEFGDRIHDLFMIRSGVVEIYRRTGELYNRLDQGGLFGQMGLLTSNKVRFPAKAVKDTLLYCIPETIFEDLCERYEVFADFVEVEGSIRLQQAVEDNSEDANSLTTSKVKTILSGAPVMLASSTSIKDVAMVMSEENVSAALIKDLSLDDEGGESFVGIITQRDLCAKVIAQGLDVDTQVDEVMSTELVSLDHNAYIFEAMLMMLRYNVHHLPILKNKRPIGLIEVTDLIRYESKNSLLIVSSIFQQNSIDDLILLSHQTKDCFVRMIHEDANSHMIGRAMSEIGRSFKQRLLELAEEKLGPPPVPYCFLALGSMARDEQLIVTDQDNAIILSNEYQEDLHGKYFEELATYVCDGLAACGYTYCSGEIMATNPEYRKTQSQWEECFADWIDNPNPQALLNCSIFFDLYGVFGRPKWAEQLNAFILRKAKKNNRFLACLARNALNRTPPLGFFKDFVMEKDGRHRNSINLKRRGTAPLADLIRVHGLAIGSQSQNSFDRLEDIIEAGILPSSKGKDLQHAMEFISLVRIRHQALDIESDQEPDNNIEPENMSDFERRNLKDAFLVLSSAQNFLKFRYTANSMQNS; encoded by the coding sequence ATGACCGTCGAACTGCTTGAGATTCGTAATTTCATCTGCCAATACCCACCGTTTGATCAGTTGCCAGACGAAGTGTTGATTGAGGTCTCTAAAAGTGTCGAAATTTCCTACTATCGCGCCGATAGCATGATCATTGAGTTTGGCGACAGAATTCATGATTTGTTCATGATCCGTAGTGGGGTGGTGGAAATATATCGCCGAACTGGAGAGTTATATAATCGCCTCGATCAAGGTGGCCTGTTTGGTCAAATGGGGCTGCTAACCAGCAATAAAGTGCGCTTTCCCGCAAAGGCGGTTAAAGACACGCTGCTGTATTGTATTCCTGAAACCATCTTTGAAGACCTATGCGAACGCTACGAGGTTTTTGCTGATTTTGTAGAAGTTGAAGGCAGTATTCGCCTGCAACAAGCCGTTGAAGACAATAGTGAAGATGCCAACTCACTCACCACGTCTAAGGTGAAAACCATATTGAGTGGTGCGCCGGTGATGTTAGCCTCTAGCACTTCGATTAAAGACGTAGCCATGGTTATGTCGGAAGAGAATGTTTCGGCTGCGCTGATTAAAGATCTAAGCTTGGATGACGAAGGTGGTGAAAGCTTTGTGGGCATTATTACCCAGCGTGATTTGTGCGCCAAAGTGATTGCTCAGGGCTTGGATGTAGATACCCAAGTGGATGAGGTGATGTCTACCGAGCTGGTTTCCCTCGACCACAATGCCTATATCTTTGAAGCAATGTTAATGATGTTGCGTTACAACGTGCATCACCTGCCTATTCTTAAAAACAAGCGACCAATTGGACTCATTGAAGTCACAGACCTGATCCGTTATGAATCAAAAAACAGCTTGCTGATAGTAAGCAGTATTTTCCAGCAAAACAGTATTGATGATCTTATTCTACTGTCGCATCAAACTAAAGATTGTTTTGTGCGGATGATTCACGAAGACGCCAATTCACACATGATTGGCCGAGCCATGTCGGAAATTGGCAGAAGCTTTAAGCAGCGGCTGTTAGAGTTGGCCGAAGAAAAACTTGGCCCGCCGCCGGTGCCATACTGCTTTTTAGCGCTTGGCTCAATGGCGCGAGACGAGCAGCTAATTGTTACCGACCAAGATAATGCGATTATTTTGAGTAACGAGTATCAAGAAGACTTGCATGGTAAGTACTTTGAGGAACTGGCGACTTATGTATGTGATGGCTTAGCGGCTTGTGGTTACACCTATTGTAGCGGCGAGATTATGGCCACTAATCCTGAGTACCGTAAAACTCAAAGCCAGTGGGAAGAATGCTTTGCCGATTGGATAGATAACCCCAACCCGCAAGCCTTACTTAACTGCTCCATATTCTTTGATTTATATGGAGTGTTCGGTCGCCCTAAATGGGCTGAGCAGTTAAATGCGTTTATCTTGCGAAAAGCCAAAAAGAATAATCGCTTTTTAGCTTGTTTAGCCCGAAATGCCTTGAATCGCACACCGCCATTAGGGTTTTTTAAAGACTTTGTGATGGAAAAAGATGGCCGACATAGAAACTCAATCAACTTAAAACGTCGCGGGACTGCTCCCTTGGCGGACTTAATTCGTGTGCATGGTTTAGCTATTGGCTCGCAATCGCAGAACTCTTTTGACCGCTTAGAAGACATTATCGAGGCGGGTATTTTGCCTTCTTCTAAAGGCAAGGATCTACAGCATGCCATGGAGTTTATTTCTTTGGTGCGGATCCGCCACCAAGCCTTAGATATTGAATCTGACCAAGAACCGGATAACAACATAGAGCCAGAGAACATGTCGGATTTTGAGCGCCGCAATCTTAAGGATGCGTTTTTGGTACTTAGCAGTGCGCAAAACTTTCTAAAGTTCCGTTACACCGCCAATAGTATGCAGAATAGCTAA
- a CDS encoding anaerobic C4-dicarboxylate transporter yields the protein MITIELLVVLAAIFLGARLGGIGIGFAGGLGVLVLTLGLGMTPGTIPIEVILIIMSVIAAIAAMQVAGGLQFLVNIAERVLRSNPKQVTFLAPIVTYVMTLFAGTGHTAFSTLPVIAEVAKEQGIRPSRPLSIAVVASQIAITASPISAAVVLMSGMLEDKGVGYISLLMICIPATFLACMVGAFVAQFMGKELKDDPIYQERLAHGLVSQRDKQASELPASAKRSVLIFLVAIVAVVFYATAISDAVGLIENPTLPRNEAIMVFMLTAATAIALFCKVDTGEVLNAATFKSGMSACICVLGVAWLGDTFVSGHLEEIKALSGGLLEEHPWMLALILFFASMLLYSQAATTAALMPSAFMLGVSPEAAIASFAAVSALFVLPTYPTLLAAVEMDDTGSTRIGKWVFNHPFFVPGVATITSSVILGFIFAEIIL from the coding sequence ATGATCACAATTGAGTTGCTGGTGGTATTAGCAGCCATATTTTTAGGTGCCCGATTAGGCGGCATTGGAATTGGTTTTGCGGGTGGTTTAGGGGTACTGGTTCTTACCCTTGGTTTGGGCATGACCCCAGGCACTATTCCTATTGAAGTGATCTTAATTATTATGTCGGTGATTGCCGCCATTGCTGCCATGCAAGTGGCGGGCGGCTTACAGTTTTTGGTAAATATTGCCGAGCGCGTGCTGCGCAGTAACCCCAAACAGGTGACCTTTCTTGCCCCCATCGTCACTTACGTTATGACCTTGTTTGCTGGCACCGGGCATACTGCATTTTCAACTTTACCGGTGATAGCCGAGGTAGCTAAAGAGCAGGGGATCCGCCCTTCACGGCCCTTAAGCATTGCTGTTGTTGCCTCGCAAATCGCCATTACCGCTTCGCCTATTTCTGCTGCAGTAGTGCTAATGAGTGGCATGTTGGAAGATAAAGGCGTGGGCTACATCAGCTTGCTGATGATATGTATTCCAGCCACTTTCTTAGCCTGTATGGTGGGTGCCTTTGTTGCTCAATTTATGGGCAAAGAGTTAAAAGACGATCCTATTTACCAAGAGCGTTTAGCCCATGGCTTAGTTAGCCAGCGTGATAAGCAAGCCAGCGAGTTACCGGCCAGCGCCAAACGTTCGGTGCTTATTTTTTTGGTGGCGATTGTAGCGGTAGTGTTTTACGCCACGGCCATTAGCGATGCTGTTGGACTAATTGAAAACCCAACCCTGCCACGTAACGAAGCCATCATGGTGTTTATGTTAACGGCTGCTACCGCCATTGCGCTGTTTTGCAAGGTTGATACTGGTGAAGTACTAAATGCCGCTACCTTTAAATCGGGCATGAGCGCTTGTATTTGTGTACTTGGTGTAGCGTGGTTGGGCGATACTTTTGTATCGGGTCATTTGGAAGAGATTAAAGCCTTGTCGGGCGGTTTATTAGAAGAGCATCCGTGGATGTTGGCGCTGATTTTATTCTTTGCCAGTATGCTGTTGTATTCACAAGCGGCTACTACCGCGGCATTAATGCCTTCAGCCTTTATGCTAGGTGTAAGCCCAGAAGCGGCGATTGCCTCTTTTGCCGCAGTTAGCGCGCTGTTTGTATTACCTACTTACCCAACCTTGTTAGCAGCCGTAGAAATGGATGACACTGGTTCTACTCGAATTGGCAAATGGGTATTTAACCATCCCTTCTTTGTTCCTGGTGTTGCTACCATTACTAGCTCGGTTATTTTAGGCTTTATATTTGCCGAGATCATTCTCTAG
- a CDS encoding GNAT family N-acetyltransferase, with protein sequence MKLTGNSAVECFNESEFLAEDAVFLLVKRKGVALACGGFRYLQPGICEMKRIYSHQAGLGKVILQALEQYAVTLGYQQINLATRNSNTQAIQFYAKHGYRAISPFGVYSHHPHYLSLAKSLANAEQTLSIKKAQLSRCA encoded by the coding sequence ATGAAATTAACTGGAAACAGCGCGGTTGAATGTTTTAATGAAAGTGAGTTTTTAGCTGAAGATGCAGTATTTCTATTAGTTAAACGTAAGGGTGTAGCCCTCGCCTGCGGTGGTTTTAGGTATCTACAACCAGGTATTTGTGAAATGAAGCGAATTTACTCGCATCAGGCTGGATTGGGTAAGGTTATTTTGCAAGCTCTAGAGCAATACGCTGTAACTCTGGGTTATCAACAAATAAATTTAGCCACCCGTAACTCAAACACTCAAGCCATCCAGTTTTACGCTAAACACGGCTACCGAGCTATCTCGCCTTTTGGTGTTTATAGTCACCATCCTCATTATTTGAGTTTGGCTAAATCACTCGCCAATGCTGAGCAGACGCTAAGCATAAAAAAAGCGCAGCTTAGTCGCTGCGCTTAA
- a CDS encoding family 14 glycosylhydrolase, translating to MANPISARKAWVKGSLPLAEYAASCNQAQLQSLSPQLRNLRQNGVDALVVPVHWRYIAPFSAEQLDQAECWASLKRLSAHLVSHGFKLQYQLFFSSDTQQGVEQRLPDWFWGSMLAALPKNQSADAIKYVNQYGRDNTQSPSLWAEAGLVDMFGQWMGCFAQHMAEFAPRCDALLLGLGPNGEACIPWGERDGQPIYQSFSPTALAALADDMQLQYGSQQAWLSLWELNGDTPWQEQLAETLSRCYKNKTSNTCFKEFNAWYASNWQAYVGKVLATAEQQFADVWAHSQLCLNIPMPELTASDHPWLGCLTGINPQPWLDRPQLLDYHIAQLEYWHVQAAGRLLIVASGAESSHATRVNQALLTAMRKLKIPALVQNSQPQALASHPGWDQLYHSVLHGSAFEGWIFNDMSQLNEQAIVKGRLSQLNKFKYQIAETKQLGKKQFRVMGPLHLKVANQKQLLDEENWKQFEAQLRQLRSIGVTAISTDIWWGLVEGDKPGKFDWSYYDRVVSLLKRLGLQWVPILSFHQAGGNVNDDFMQAIPLWLWGRLLESNDQLNSVQDLQYVSETGDASMEYVSLWADEFVMPYYQRFMEAFKQHYINQAGLMDEINVSLGPAGELRYPSYNAHDWGNYPNRGTLQCYSRLAKQDWLRYLKEKYHSIAALNGSFGFTWDSFEQAEIPDADWLFSHKRYIHNSWAREFLTWYHKALVAHGRRIFENALGVFDDDSFGQVPIGIKIPGIHWVVSDPELPRAAEITAGLIAVHPTLSSNNQQEYLGLLKALLPEGKQARAAIHFTCLEMINKDYEGYSRAADLVDWMADAADECQVSLMGENALAGELYGEQGWKQMARALTRAPGYDGLTLLRMQNFFDDEPTPMRELRKLINRIS from the coding sequence ATGGCTAATCCAATTTCAGCACGCAAAGCTTGGGTAAAGGGTTCTTTACCACTGGCTGAGTATGCCGCTTCATGTAATCAAGCTCAGCTTCAGAGCTTATCTCCACAACTTCGTAATTTGCGCCAAAATGGCGTAGATGCCTTGGTAGTGCCAGTGCATTGGCGCTATATCGCACCATTTAGTGCCGAACAATTAGATCAGGCAGAGTGCTGGGCCTCTCTTAAGCGCTTGTCTGCGCATTTGGTGTCGCATGGCTTTAAGCTGCAATACCAGTTGTTCTTTTCTTCCGATACCCAGCAAGGGGTTGAACAACGTCTTCCTGATTGGTTTTGGGGCTCTATGCTGGCCGCCTTGCCGAAAAACCAAAGCGCTGATGCGATTAAGTACGTTAACCAATATGGCCGCGACAATACCCAAAGCCCAAGTTTATGGGCTGAAGCTGGTTTGGTGGACATGTTTGGCCAATGGATGGGCTGCTTTGCCCAGCACATGGCCGAGTTTGCCCCACGTTGTGATGCCTTATTACTGGGTTTAGGCCCAAATGGCGAGGCTTGTATTCCTTGGGGCGAGCGTGATGGCCAACCTATCTATCAAAGCTTTAGCCCAACAGCATTGGCAGCCTTAGCCGACGACATGCAGCTACAATATGGTTCGCAACAAGCGTGGTTGAGTTTGTGGGAGCTAAACGGCGATACGCCTTGGCAAGAACAACTGGCTGAAACCCTAAGCCGTTGTTACAAGAACAAAACTAGTAATACCTGCTTTAAAGAGTTTAATGCATGGTATGCCAGCAATTGGCAAGCCTATGTGGGTAAGGTATTGGCCACTGCTGAGCAGCAATTTGCTGATGTATGGGCGCACAGCCAGTTGTGTTTAAACATTCCTATGCCAGAGCTTACTGCCAGTGATCACCCTTGGTTGGGCTGTTTAACCGGGATTAATCCACAGCCGTGGCTAGATCGCCCGCAGTTGCTCGATTACCACATTGCTCAATTAGAGTATTGGCATGTTCAAGCTGCAGGTCGTTTGTTAATTGTGGCCAGTGGTGCAGAATCAAGCCATGCCACTCGCGTTAACCAAGCCTTACTTACTGCAATGCGTAAGCTTAAAATACCGGCATTAGTGCAAAACTCGCAACCACAGGCGCTGGCTAGCCACCCTGGTTGGGATCAGCTCTATCATTCGGTATTACATGGCAGTGCATTTGAAGGCTGGATCTTTAACGATATGTCGCAGCTTAATGAGCAGGCGATTGTTAAAGGCCGCTTGTCGCAATTAAATAAGTTTAAGTATCAAATTGCCGAAACTAAGCAATTAGGTAAAAAGCAATTCCGTGTTATGGGGCCGTTACATCTTAAAGTGGCCAACCAAAAGCAGTTGCTGGATGAAGAAAACTGGAAACAGTTTGAAGCGCAACTACGCCAGCTTCGCAGTATTGGTGTTACCGCTATTTCTACCGATATTTGGTGGGGTTTGGTTGAAGGTGACAAGCCAGGAAAGTTTGACTGGAGTTATTACGATCGCGTAGTTAGCCTGCTTAAGCGTTTAGGTTTGCAATGGGTACCTATTTTGTCGTTCCACCAGGCGGGCGGCAATGTGAACGATGACTTTATGCAAGCCATTCCCTTGTGGTTGTGGGGCCGTTTGCTAGAGAGTAACGATCAGCTAAATTCGGTGCAAGATCTGCAATATGTTTCGGAAACCGGTGATGCCTCCATGGAGTACGTATCGCTGTGGGCCGACGAATTTGTGATGCCTTATTACCAGCGCTTTATGGAAGCCTTTAAGCAGCATTACATTAACCAAGCTGGTTTGATGGATGAAATCAACGTAAGCCTAGGCCCTGCCGGTGAGTTGCGTTATCCAAGCTACAACGCCCACGATTGGGGTAATTACCCTAACCGCGGCACCTTGCAGTGTTACAGCCGCTTAGCCAAACAAGATTGGTTGCGTTACTTAAAAGAGAAGTACCACAGCATTGCCGCGCTAAATGGCAGCTTTGGCTTCACTTGGGACAGTTTTGAACAAGCCGAAATACCCGATGCAGATTGGCTATTTAGTCACAAGCGCTATATTCATAACTCTTGGGCGCGCGAGTTTTTAACTTGGTACCACAAAGCCTTGGTGGCTCATGGTCGACGTATTTTTGAAAATGCGCTGGGCGTGTTTGACGATGACTCATTTGGTCAGGTACCTATTGGGATTAAAATTCCAGGCATTCACTGGGTAGTGAGTGACCCCGAATTGCCACGTGCGGCCGAAATTACTGCTGGCTTAATTGCGGTGCACCCAACGCTAAGCAGCAATAACCAACAAGAATATCTTGGTTTGCTAAAAGCCTTGTTGCCAGAAGGCAAGCAAGCGCGTGCCGCGATTCATTTCACTTGTTTAGAAATGATAAACAAAGACTATGAAGGTTATTCTCGCGCAGCTGATTTAGTGGACTGGATGGCCGATGCAGCGGACGAATGCCAAGTATCACTGATGGGTGAAAATGCCCTTGCTGGTGAGTTATATGGCGAGCAGGGTTGGAAGCAAATGGCACGAGCGCTAACGCGCGCACCTGGCTACGATGGTTTAACCTTGTTAAGAATGCAAAACTTCTTTGATGATGAGCCAACGCCAATGCGTGAGCTAAGAAAGCTGATTAACCGCATTAGCTGA
- a CDS encoding methyltransferase family protein yields the protein MLKRLELLVPPPLWLLLCVAIAYGLAHLSTQWSWLILPLGLVKLQWPLVFLAAFIAVTSLIGFARKHTTINPHHPERSKHLVVEGLYRYSRNPMYLSLLLLLTAWCLHLQAGLSLLSCVVFVLLINRLQIKPEEKLLTQQFNEQYLQYCRNVRRWL from the coding sequence GTGCTTAAACGCTTAGAACTGTTGGTTCCTCCTCCCCTTTGGCTATTGTTATGTGTAGCTATAGCTTACGGCTTGGCGCACTTAAGTACGCAGTGGAGTTGGCTAATACTGCCATTGGGCTTGGTAAAGCTGCAGTGGCCTTTGGTGTTTTTGGCGGCATTTATCGCAGTAACTAGCCTGATTGGTTTTGCTAGAAAACACACAACTATCAATCCTCATCACCCGGAACGCAGTAAGCATTTAGTCGTGGAAGGGCTATATCGTTATAGCCGTAATCCAATGTATTTAAGTTTGCTGCTACTGTTAACGGCCTGGTGTTTACATTTGCAAGCGGGGTTAAGCTTATTAAGCTGCGTAGTGTTTGTGCTGCTTATCAATCGTTTACAGATAAAGCCTGAAGAAAAGCTACTTACGCAGCAATTTAATGAACAATACCTGCAATATTGCCGCAATGTTCGACGTTGGCTTTAG
- a CDS encoding pyridoxal-phosphate dependent enzyme, translating to MFKPSPVQLVHFQHKKIYVKRDDLLHPQFSGNKARKFYHFLNHPQPGVSTLVGSGSAQANSLYSLAALAKLKQWKCEFYVDHIPSWLKQNPCGNYQAALELGARIIEVSSLHRQQQANLDSFMQTIVKPSLSPQQLFIPEGGRCEYAREGVVTLAEEIEQWQHQNHIGRLNVMLPAGTGTTALFLNEYFSQMNPCIRVYSCACVGDENYLSLQFTQLNSNTSTHPIILPREKKYHFGKLYKEHYQTWLDLKQQTELEFELLYDPIGWQCLMRFLEEPADDTPTLYIHQGGLLGNQSMLPRYKRKYPELT from the coding sequence TTGTTTAAGCCATCTCCGGTACAGTTGGTACATTTTCAGCATAAGAAAATCTACGTAAAGCGAGATGATTTACTGCACCCGCAGTTCTCTGGCAACAAAGCGCGTAAGTTCTACCACTTCTTAAATCACCCGCAACCGGGCGTAAGCACCCTGGTTGGCAGTGGCTCTGCACAAGCCAACTCCCTGTATTCCTTGGCTGCGTTGGCAAAGCTCAAGCAGTGGAAATGCGAGTTCTACGTTGACCATATTCCCAGCTGGCTAAAGCAAAACCCTTGTGGCAACTATCAAGCTGCTCTAGAGCTAGGCGCGCGGATCATTGAAGTAAGTAGCTTGCATCGACAACAGCAAGCTAATTTAGACAGTTTTATGCAAACCATTGTTAAGCCAAGCTTATCGCCGCAGCAATTGTTTATCCCTGAAGGTGGCCGTTGTGAATACGCCCGAGAAGGGGTGGTTACCCTAGCGGAAGAAATTGAACAGTGGCAGCATCAAAACCACATTGGTCGTTTAAATGTAATGCTGCCAGCGGGCACCGGTACTACGGCCTTGTTTTTGAATGAATATTTTAGTCAAATGAATCCCTGCATAAGGGTATATAGCTGCGCCTGTGTTGGAGATGAAAACTACCTAAGCCTGCAATTTACCCAACTTAATAGTAATACCTCCACCCACCCAATTATTCTGCCGCGTGAAAAGAAGTATCACTTTGGCAAGTTATATAAAGAACACTACCAAACCTGGCTAGACCTTAAGCAGCAAACCGAGCTTGAGTTTGAACTGCTCTACGACCCCATTGGTTGGCAATGTTTAATGCGCTTTCTTGAAGAACCAGCTGATGACACCCCAACTTTATATATTCACCAAGGTGGTTTATTGGGTAACCAAAGCATGCTGCCACGTTATAAACGTAAATACCCCGAATTAACTTAA